The region TCGGCCCGCTAGTGCTCACCACAGGGGACTGGCTGCGAGCCGCACAGACCCCAGTTATGCCATGGGACCCGACTCTGTACACCATCCTCGACTATCTGACCGGACCAGCTCTGCACGCAATTACCTGGATTGCCTTCATCGCCGCGGCGCTTGCCTACGCGCTGGGGGTCGAGTTCGACGGTGGAGTCCGTCGCCTTTTCCGCATGGGAATCGGCCTCCTCTTGGCATCGCACGCCGTGCAAATCATGAATTTTCTGTTTGGTTAGCGGAGATCCGCTTGAGCCATCAATTCGTTAAGAGCGTCGCTAACATTGCCCGCCACGTGCTCACCTCTCCGTTTCGCCTTCACCCAGC is a window of Candidatus Binataceae bacterium DNA encoding:
- a CDS encoding TrbC/VirB2 family protein; translated protein: MAPLAFSPDPLGPLVLTTGDWLRAAQTPVMPWDPTLYTILDYLTGPALHAITWIAFIAAALAYALGVEFDGGVRRLFRMGIGLLLASHAVQIMNFLFG